The following proteins are encoded in a genomic region of Limanda limanda chromosome 22, fLimLim1.1, whole genome shotgun sequence:
- the si:ch1073-220m6.1 gene encoding LOW QUALITY PROTEIN: uncharacterized protein si:ch1073-220m6.1 (The sequence of the model RefSeq protein was modified relative to this genomic sequence to represent the inferred CDS: inserted 1 base in 1 codon): MLLLLSCWILSGITAEESAETHYRMRNSSICLNVTKPPPYNGGEWNFGESFIASVGKMNPSFENKVEFNATNLKLCIKDLTDTDSGIYEATIRDDNYKRSIEKYRVIVQDSVPRPVLLVSVLQSNVSSGLCSFAVNCSARDTWASADCHRDGCTASQRSRSEVISINISVGNGTVVCSAENHVSAKNGSENMAAACFDEPDPEHTVKPLPVSTILILCVVCASLVALMALLAWKVSSGWNQHQRQTLVEEQPQPESRVSTSSSGPSEVAYENVDATQPAEEGGATPRQEVDTVYSVLQVAADVTPPPVETFGEAPPSLPEGGAGPSEVNSVYSVLQKPKXSEVTAPPTGHMRPSEELEDDELGNTTLYKHTSTSRLQYPHRLLNR; the protein is encoded by the exons atgcttcttcttctcagctGCTGGATTCTTTCAG GAATCACGGCCGAGGAATCAGCAGAGACACATTACAGGATGAGGAACAGCTCAATATGTCTGAACGTTACAAAGCCACCACCATATAACGGTGGTGAATGGAACTTTGGTGAAAGTTTCATTGCCTCTGTAGGAAAAATGAATCCCAGCTTTGAAAATAAAGTGGAATTCAATGCCACGAATCTGAAGTTGTGCATCAAAGACCTGACTGACACGGACTCTGGAATCTATGAGGCCACAATCCGCGATGATAACTACAAGCGGTCGATTGAGAAATACAGAGTCATCGTTCAAG ACAGCGTCCCCCGGCCGGTCCTCCTCGTGTCCGTCCTGCAGTCCAACGTGTCCTCAGGTCTCTGCAGCTTCGCCGTCAACTGCTCCGCCCGGGACACGTGGGCGTCGGCCGACTGCCACAGGGACGGCTGCACAGCGTCCCAGAGGTCACGCTCAGAGGTCATCAGCATCAACATCTCCGTCGGCAACGGGACGGTCGTCTGCAGCGCCGAGAATCACGTCAGCGCCAAGAACGGGTCTGAAAACATGGCCGCAGCGT GCTTCGATGAACCTGATCctgaacacacagtgaaaccacttcctgtgtctACTATCCTCAtcctgtgtgtggtgtgtgcgtCTCTCGTTGCTCTCATGGCTCTTCTGGCTTGGAAGGTTTCTTCAGGATGGAATCAGCATCAG AGACAGACGCTGGTGGAGGAGCAGCCGCAGCCGGAGAGCAGAGTGTCCACCTCGTCCTCCGGTCCGTCCGAGGTCGCTTATGAAAACGTGGACGCCACCCAGCCCGCCGAGGAGGGGGGGGCCACGCCCAGGCAGGAAGTGGATACAGTCTACAGCGTCCTACAGGTGGCAGCAgatgtgactcctcctcctgtggagACGTTTGGAGAGGCTCCACCCTCCCTGCCTGAGGGGGGGGCCGGGCCCTCGGAGGTCAACTCTGTGTACAGCGTGTTGCAAAAGCCCA ACTCTGAAGTCACAGCGCCACCAACAGGTCACATGAGACCATCAGAGGAGCTGGAAGATGATGAACTGGGAAACACAACTTTGTACAAACACACTTCGACCTCACGGCTTCAATATCCTCACAGGTTATTAAACAGATGA